GCTGCTGCTGAATGAATGCAAGTCAGGGGAGAGGGGAGGCAGAAATGCCTCCCCTTACATCACTGAAGTAGAATTTCGCTAGTTCCGTCTTGGTTTGCTGTTAGCAAAGTCCACTCTGAGCTGGCGTCCATCTATTTCCTGTCCGTGCATGGCCTCCTGGGCTGCTTTTGCGCTATCTTCGGTTTCAAAAGTTACAAACCCGAATCCTCTTGACCGGCCTGTATCTCTTTCGCAAACTACGTTAGCCTCTTCAATAACTCCATATTCCTCAAAGGCCTTTCTCAGACCTTCATCGTTTGTTGCCCAGGCCAATCCACCAACAAATAGTTTATTTTCCATTAGAACTCCTTTTCCCGGGATATTTCGTCCCTGAGAACAATGCGGCATTATTGCCACAGTTACCCCTCTTACATGGGGCATGTTTAACCGGGGTACGGCCCGGAACCGTGCTGCGGAATCGCGGCATATACAAATATAATCTAGTAATTATTTTTCACACATACAATTACGCTTATGGATTTCAAAA
This sequence is a window from Candidatus Aegiribacteria sp.. Protein-coding genes within it:
- a CDS encoding RNA-binding protein — its product is MENKLFVGGLAWATNDEGLRKAFEEYGVIEEANVVCERDTGRSRGFGFVTFETEDSAKAAQEAMHGQEIDGRQLRVDFANSKPRRN